The Comamonas sp. GB3 AK4-5 genome includes a region encoding these proteins:
- a CDS encoding FecR domain-containing protein has product MKWIKRPAALWRACRHDSKMRFAAPAARHDTMKTPENHRDASREMLLQQAWQWLRVLHSGVASAEDARGFRQWVHASAAHQSAYQEAKRRWDRLKQPAGALLQSQADLVGAYEHGLRGRRAFLGAAASTAVVALVAVNYSPWGLWPTSSEWRADYRTGTGEQRAIDLGEHVHLTLNTRTNASPQVKGHEVVGLDLVSGEAAIELTLSGQPFFVRAGVGSAAAAYGQFEVRHVAQQVCVSCIAGEVHLSHPLGGKTLKANEQVIYDAVSVSRVNAVDPQVLSSWRRGLLVFKQTPLGDALDEINRYRPGRVVLVNAAARTKNVTGHFAIASLDLALIQLQHVFGLKARALPGGLLLLS; this is encoded by the coding sequence ATGAAGTGGATCAAAAGACCGGCGGCGCTATGGCGTGCCTGCCGGCATGATTCAAAAATGCGTTTTGCAGCGCCGGCAGCTAGACACGACACAATGAAAACACCAGAGAACCATCGGGATGCCTCCCGCGAGATGCTGCTGCAGCAGGCCTGGCAGTGGCTGCGTGTGCTGCATTCCGGTGTTGCCAGCGCTGAAGATGCCCGAGGTTTTCGGCAATGGGTGCATGCCAGTGCAGCGCATCAAAGCGCTTACCAGGAAGCCAAGCGGCGTTGGGACAGGCTGAAGCAGCCAGCAGGCGCATTGCTGCAGTCTCAAGCAGATTTGGTGGGGGCGTATGAGCATGGGCTGCGCGGGCGTCGAGCCTTCCTCGGAGCGGCAGCCAGCACGGCGGTCGTGGCATTGGTCGCTGTGAATTACTCCCCCTGGGGACTTTGGCCCACATCTTCCGAATGGCGGGCAGATTACCGAACCGGTACGGGGGAGCAGCGCGCCATAGACCTGGGAGAGCATGTCCATCTCACCTTGAACACCCGAACCAATGCGAGCCCGCAGGTGAAAGGACATGAGGTGGTGGGCCTGGACCTAGTCAGCGGAGAGGCTGCTATTGAGTTGACGCTCTCGGGCCAGCCTTTTTTCGTGCGGGCAGGTGTGGGCAGTGCGGCGGCTGCATACGGGCAATTTGAAGTCCGCCATGTGGCGCAGCAGGTTTGCGTGAGCTGTATTGCCGGGGAGGTGCATTTGTCGCACCCCCTGGGCGGCAAGACGCTGAAGGCCAACGAGCAAGTCATTTATGACGCGGTCTCTGTCAGCCGCGTGAATGCAGTGGATCCGCAGGTGCTTTCGTCCTGGCGACGTGGCCTGCTGGTCTTCAAGCAGACCCCTTTGGGTGATGCATTGGATGAGATCAACCGCTATCGCCCTGGTCGCGTAGTGCTGGTCAATGCTGCTGCGCGCACCAAAAATGTCACGGGCCACTTCGCCATCGCGTCGCTGGATCTTGCCCTCATACAGCTGCAGCATGTCTTCGGATTGAAGGCGCGTGCATTGCCGGGCGGTTTGCTGCTGCTGAGTTAG
- a CDS encoding RNA polymerase sigma factor has product MSGEAPPVLLDYLNKSYASLKRRLTLVLGNADLASDALHDTWVRVKDKDDRRLIEQPGAYLMRVATNIAADIQRRQRRSLSGEEVDALLEEMEDPAPCPQRTAEARSDLSALSQIMALMPERRRVILVLVHWEGLAQKDVAGRLGTSLRTVEYELRRAHDVLDAHMDLLGRK; this is encoded by the coding sequence ATGTCGGGTGAAGCACCACCGGTTTTGCTGGACTATCTCAACAAGAGCTATGCCAGTCTCAAGCGGCGCCTGACGTTGGTGCTGGGCAATGCCGATTTGGCCAGTGATGCCTTGCATGACACCTGGGTACGGGTCAAAGACAAAGACGATCGCCGACTGATTGAGCAGCCTGGAGCCTATCTGATGCGCGTGGCGACGAATATTGCGGCCGATATTCAGCGCAGGCAGCGCCGCTCTTTGTCGGGCGAAGAGGTGGATGCGCTGTTGGAGGAGATGGAGGATCCCGCGCCCTGTCCACAGCGAACGGCTGAGGCGCGCTCGGATCTCAGCGCCCTGTCGCAAATCATGGCATTGATGCCGGAGCGCCGTCGTGTCATTTTGGTGCTGGTGCACTGGGAGGGTCTGGCGCAAAAAGATGTGGCCGGTCGGCTGGGGACTTCGCTGCGAACCGTCGAATATGAACTTCGGCGTGCCCATGATGTGCTTGATGCACATATGGACCTTCTGGGGCGTAAATAA
- a CDS encoding TonB C-terminal domain-containing protein has translation MVCMQCAYAEAAPQISSFPMQTSRVPQAQGVATSTAHVFDFDIAAQPLAVALHRFGEISGQPALFDASMLDGRMSSAVRGRLSAEQALGQLLERTGLRAERLRSEFGETYVLKAEADTGSANAMDMLQRLQKSAYAGQIQQGVLRALCADARTAPGSYHSLFRFQLDTEGQLVSPRLLDSSGDAQRDALLLHALRGLRLGSAPPAEVVQQPLTMSLTPDAPGAAACGPVWGGH, from the coding sequence ATGGTGTGCATGCAGTGTGCATATGCCGAGGCAGCGCCGCAGATAAGTAGCTTTCCCATGCAGACTTCGCGCGTCCCGCAAGCCCAAGGTGTTGCAACCTCGACGGCCCATGTATTTGATTTTGATATTGCAGCACAGCCGCTGGCGGTCGCACTGCATCGGTTCGGTGAGATCTCCGGGCAGCCTGCGCTTTTTGATGCGAGCATGCTTGACGGACGCATGTCCTCCGCAGTGCGTGGCCGCCTGAGCGCCGAGCAGGCTTTGGGTCAACTGCTGGAGCGCACGGGTTTGAGGGCCGAGCGTTTGCGCTCCGAGTTTGGTGAGACTTATGTGCTCAAAGCCGAGGCAGACACAGGCAGTGCAAACGCAATGGATATGTTGCAGCGTTTGCAAAAAAGTGCCTATGCGGGCCAGATCCAGCAGGGCGTCTTGAGGGCTTTGTGCGCTGACGCGCGTACTGCACCCGGCAGCTACCACTCTTTGTTCCGTTTTCAGCTGGATACAGAGGGGCAGCTGGTGTCACCGCGTTTGCTGGACAGCAGCGGCGATGCACAGCGCGATGCCCTGCTGCTCCATGCCTTGCGCGGACTGCGCCTTGGCAGCGCACCGCCGGCCGAGGTGGTGCAGCAGCCGTTGACGATGTCGCTGACACCTGATGCGCCGGGGGCTGCAGCCTGTGGCCCGGTATGGGGAGGGCACTGA
- a CDS encoding GNAT family N-acetyltransferase has translation MLVRLARLEDAAALPPIEHSAGQLFKNAPGLAWLAEGDVMALQEHERLIAQGTVWLAQTKAGQPVGFASAEVFDDELHLWELSVHADWQRKGVGKLLMHSACTHASAKGLAALTLTTFSDIAWNAPAYARLGFQPASPLGERLRNVLADEVAHGLPATRRIAMRRWV, from the coding sequence ATGTTGGTTCGTCTCGCGCGCCTGGAAGACGCAGCGGCTTTGCCGCCCATTGAACATTCCGCTGGCCAATTGTTCAAAAACGCGCCCGGCCTCGCGTGGCTGGCCGAGGGCGATGTGATGGCACTGCAAGAACATGAGCGCTTGATTGCGCAGGGCACGGTGTGGCTTGCACAAACAAAAGCAGGGCAGCCCGTGGGCTTTGCCAGCGCGGAAGTTTTTGACGATGAGCTGCACCTGTGGGAGCTCTCGGTGCATGCGGACTGGCAGAGAAAAGGTGTGGGCAAGTTGCTCATGCACAGTGCCTGTACCCATGCTTCAGCGAAGGGGCTGGCGGCGCTGACCCTGACCACCTTCTCCGATATCGCTTGGAACGCCCCTGCATATGCCAGGTTGGGGTTCCAGCCAGCCTCTCCCTTGGGGGAGCGCCTGCGGAATGTATTGGCCGACGAAGTCGCGCATGGGCTGCCTGCAACGCGGCGGATTGCCATGCGGCGCTGGGTCTAG
- a CDS encoding MFS transporter — protein sequence MKSSAALFALAIGAFAIGTTEFSPMGLLPVIADGVQVSIPTAGMLVSAYAVGVMVGAPVMTLLLSRFGKRSALMTLMLIFTLGNLLSAMAPGYVTLLLSRLVTSLNHGAFFGIGAVVAASVVPKDKQASAIAAMFMGLTIANIGGVPVATWIGQQVGWRLAFGGTAVLGLITMAALWLALPKGLPGQRPDVRRELKVLTRPEVLLAMGTTVLGAGAMFTLYTYVAPVLAEITQASPGFVALALVLIGIGFTLGNSLGGRLADWSLDGATKLILAALAVTMALLPWLLSTHLGAAIGLVVWGAAAFGIVPPVQMRVMQAAAQAPGLASSVNVGAFNLGNALGAALGGAVISQGLGYAAVPLAGAALAAGGLVLVWLGSAGRRPAASTPSL from the coding sequence ATGAAATCCTCAGCCGCTTTGTTTGCCCTGGCCATTGGCGCATTCGCCATAGGCACCACCGAATTCAGTCCCATGGGCCTGCTGCCCGTGATTGCCGACGGGGTGCAGGTCAGCATTCCCACCGCCGGCATGCTGGTGTCTGCCTACGCCGTGGGCGTGATGGTGGGTGCACCCGTCATGACCCTGCTGCTCAGCCGCTTTGGCAAGCGCAGCGCCCTGATGACGCTGATGCTCATCTTCACCCTGGGCAATCTGTTGTCCGCCATGGCACCAGGCTATGTCACCTTGCTGCTGTCGCGCCTGGTCACCAGCCTCAACCATGGTGCTTTCTTTGGCATAGGCGCCGTGGTGGCGGCCAGCGTGGTGCCCAAGGACAAACAGGCCAGTGCGATTGCCGCCATGTTCATGGGCCTGACCATTGCCAATATCGGCGGTGTGCCCGTGGCCACCTGGATTGGCCAGCAAGTGGGCTGGCGCCTGGCCTTTGGCGGCACGGCCGTGCTGGGTCTGATCACCATGGCGGCCCTGTGGCTGGCCTTGCCGAAAGGGCTGCCCGGCCAGCGCCCCGATGTGCGCCGAGAACTAAAGGTGCTGACCCGCCCCGAGGTGCTGCTGGCCATGGGCACCACCGTGCTGGGTGCGGGTGCGATGTTTACGCTCTACACCTATGTGGCACCGGTGCTGGCCGAGATCACCCAGGCCAGCCCGGGCTTTGTGGCCCTTGCACTGGTGCTGATTGGCATTGGCTTCACCCTGGGCAACAGCCTGGGCGGGCGCCTGGCCGACTGGTCACTCGATGGAGCCACCAAGCTCATCCTCGCCGCGCTGGCCGTCACCATGGCCTTGCTGCCGTGGCTGCTGAGCACCCATCTGGGTGCGGCCATAGGCCTGGTGGTCTGGGGTGCCGCGGCCTTTGGCATCGTACCGCCGGTGCAGATGCGTGTCATGCAGGCTGCGGCCCAGGCTCCGGGCCTGGCTTCATCCGTGAACGTCGGCGCCTTCAACCTGGGCAATGCCCTGGGGGCCGCGCTGGGCGGTGCCGTCATCAGCCAGGGGCTGGGCTATGCCGCCGTGCCTCTTGCGGGCGCAGCATTGGCCGCTGGTGGCCTGGTCCTGGTCTGGCTGGGCAGCGCAGGCCGCCGCCCTGCGGCCTCGACCCCCTCTCTCTGA
- the dkgB gene encoding 2,5-didehydrogluconate reductase DkgB, which yields MSSIPLFGVGTFRLTGQAAIDSVRNALDLGYRTIDTAQIYGNEAEVGQAVAESGIPRSELFVTTKIWTANYGQEKLVPSLRESLKKLRSDYVDLTLIHWPAPGNGVELGEYMTALAEAKALGLTRQIGISNFNIELTRQAIAAVGQGEIATNQIELSPYLQNRQLTAFLQAQGIAVTSYMTLAYGKVLQDPVLAGIAAKHQATVAQVALAWALQQGYAVIPSSTQRKNLASNLRAIDLKLDTEDMALIATLERNGREVNPEGLAPVWD from the coding sequence ATGAGCAGCATTCCACTCTTTGGCGTCGGCACTTTTCGCCTGACCGGCCAGGCCGCGATCGATTCGGTGCGCAACGCACTGGACCTGGGCTACCGCACCATCGACACGGCACAGATTTACGGCAACGAGGCCGAAGTCGGCCAGGCGGTGGCAGAAAGCGGCATCCCGCGTTCCGAGCTGTTTGTCACCACCAAGATCTGGACCGCCAACTACGGCCAGGAAAAGCTGGTGCCCAGCCTGCGTGAAAGCCTGAAAAAACTGCGTAGCGACTATGTGGACCTGACCCTGATCCACTGGCCTGCCCCGGGCAACGGCGTGGAACTGGGCGAATACATGACCGCTCTTGCCGAAGCCAAGGCCCTGGGCCTGACCCGCCAGATCGGCATTTCCAACTTCAATATCGAACTGACCCGGCAAGCCATTGCCGCTGTTGGCCAAGGCGAGATTGCCACCAACCAGATCGAGCTCAGCCCCTATCTGCAAAACCGGCAGCTCACCGCCTTTCTCCAGGCACAGGGCATTGCCGTGACCTCGTACATGACCCTGGCCTATGGCAAGGTGCTGCAAGACCCGGTGCTCGCGGGCATCGCCGCCAAGCACCAGGCCACGGTGGCCCAGGTGGCGCTGGCCTGGGCGCTGCAGCAGGGCTATGCCGTGATTCCCTCCTCGACCCAGCGCAAGAACCTGGCCAGCAATCTGCGGGCCATAGACTTGAAGCTGGACACCGAGGACATGGCCCTGATCGCCACGCTGGAACGCAACGGCCGCGAGGTCAACCCCGAGGGACTGGCTCCGGTCTGGGATTGA
- a CDS encoding TetR/AcrR family transcriptional regulator, translating to MPVARQPQQERSENTRAEILGIALEQFSTRGFEAVSLRGIAEMAGVNHAMIRYYFGSKEALWRESVTYLFDRYAKEVVAPRPGTKEYSLDAVKDHIRSYVRYCARHPEHARLMMQEANRDSERLKWMAETIIRPRHDANTLPLIQEVSKQVGVLGDIEPVMLLYMITAIAQVPYLLTAEMKYAHGMDAMCEKSIEAHCEAVLAFIFR from the coding sequence ATGCCGGTCGCCAGACAGCCGCAACAAGAACGAAGTGAAAATACGCGCGCCGAGATACTTGGCATTGCGCTGGAGCAGTTCTCGACGCGTGGTTTTGAGGCAGTGAGCCTGCGCGGCATCGCGGAGATGGCGGGAGTCAATCACGCGATGATTCGCTACTACTTCGGTAGCAAGGAGGCGCTTTGGCGCGAGAGCGTCACCTACCTATTCGACCGGTATGCGAAGGAGGTGGTGGCGCCCAGGCCTGGTACGAAGGAATACTCACTGGACGCTGTGAAAGATCACATTCGCAGCTACGTGCGTTATTGCGCGCGTCACCCAGAACATGCGCGGCTGATGATGCAGGAGGCCAACCGCGATTCAGAGCGCTTGAAATGGATGGCCGAAACCATTATTCGCCCGCGCCATGATGCAAACACGCTCCCACTGATCCAAGAGGTCAGCAAGCAGGTTGGCGTGCTGGGCGACATCGAACCAGTCATGCTGCTGTACATGATTACCGCCATCGCCCAGGTGCCTTATCTGCTTACCGCTGAAATGAAATATGCGCATGGCATGGATGCAATGTGCGAGAAGTCGATCGAGGCACATTGTGAGGCGGTGCTGGCATTTATCTTCCGATAG
- a CDS encoding MFS transporter, with amino-acid sequence MALVNLDPAALPASLAPAQERTESLPFRTKFGFGIGDFAFNLYWETTTLYLLYYYTDVLGLSPIIAGWIFGGAMLWDAFCDPVAGYIANRTRSRWGRYRPYLLFGCIPLAISFVTMFIPTSAQGASLVALVLGSHMLFRSSYTVLSMPYNALMATLTDDSRERGSLAAYRMLCAKAAGLFVALSTLELVHVFSPADEKHGFLMVMILYAVLSLPVFLFTFFATKERTQPDAHTLSVRDALAVVLHNRALLLVCGMACALSATGTFLSKTLPYVMKYALLREDLIGLAVGIVTLQAFITIPFWAWVMRRTSKRLVALSGGILGICTYAVLGWLGTPSITALLFLLAIIGFASAATMLAMWAMIPDSVEYGEWRTGVRGEGTIFGVFAFTLKSSLAIAVGGVGHLLDAVGFIANQPQTPAAISGIWAMLWQGPITLLSIAMLFAFFYPVSPAAHAQIRGALRQRQRTSPPH; translated from the coding sequence ATGGCGCTTGTGAATCTCGACCCCGCAGCGTTGCCTGCGTCCCTGGCTCCCGCGCAAGAGCGCACTGAAAGCCTCCCGTTCCGGACCAAGTTCGGCTTCGGTATCGGCGATTTTGCGTTCAACCTGTACTGGGAGACGACCACGCTCTACCTCCTGTACTACTACACCGACGTTTTGGGTCTGTCGCCCATCATCGCCGGTTGGATTTTTGGCGGAGCCATGCTGTGGGATGCCTTTTGCGACCCGGTGGCCGGATATATCGCCAACCGCACGCGCTCGCGCTGGGGTCGCTACCGCCCCTATCTGCTGTTCGGTTGCATCCCGCTTGCCATCAGCTTTGTCACCATGTTTATTCCAACCAGCGCCCAAGGCGCCAGCTTGGTGGCCTTGGTTCTGGGCTCGCACATGCTGTTCAGATCCTCCTATACCGTTTTGTCCATGCCCTATAACGCGCTGATGGCAACGCTGACGGATGACAGCAGGGAACGAGGAAGCCTTGCCGCCTACCGGATGCTGTGTGCAAAGGCCGCTGGTCTTTTTGTGGCCCTGTCCACTTTGGAGTTGGTACATGTCTTCAGCCCGGCGGACGAGAAGCATGGATTCCTGATGGTGATGATCCTGTACGCCGTACTGTCTCTTCCCGTCTTTCTCTTCACCTTCTTCGCCACCAAGGAGCGCACCCAGCCCGATGCACATACGCTTTCGGTACGCGACGCATTGGCGGTCGTGCTGCACAACCGCGCCCTGTTGCTGGTCTGTGGCATGGCCTGCGCCTTGTCAGCGACTGGAACCTTTTTGTCGAAGACGCTTCCTTACGTGATGAAGTACGCCTTGCTCAGGGAGGATTTGATCGGGCTTGCAGTGGGCATCGTCACACTCCAGGCCTTCATCACCATCCCGTTCTGGGCCTGGGTCATGCGCCGCACCTCGAAGCGGCTGGTCGCCCTGTCCGGCGGCATCCTTGGCATCTGCACCTATGCCGTCCTTGGCTGGCTGGGCACGCCAAGCATCACTGCCCTGCTCTTCCTGCTTGCCATCATCGGATTCGCCAGCGCCGCCACCATGCTTGCCATGTGGGCCATGATTCCCGATAGCGTGGAGTATGGCGAGTGGCGTACCGGCGTCCGTGGCGAGGGAACGATCTTCGGTGTCTTTGCCTTCACGCTGAAAAGCTCACTGGCCATCGCTGTAGGCGGTGTCGGGCACCTTCTCGACGCTGTCGGTTTCATCGCCAATCAACCCCAGACACCAGCGGCAATCTCGGGCATATGGGCCATGTTGTGGCAAGGCCCCATCACCTTGCTCAGCATTGCCATGCTGTTCGCCTTCTTCTATCCAGTCTCTCCTGCCGCGCACGCGCAGATACGGGGTGCGCTGCGCCAGCGCCAGAGGACTTCGCCCCCGCACTGA